TGCCCAATCATCTGCACCGCATAAAATCGCCAAAATGCTAATCGTAACAATATCAAACAAACTATAGATTTGGTTTCTTTGCTTCCTTGGATCTTCCAGGGCCTTAAATACAGCAAAAACACTATTGGGTTTATGCGTATTCATTCATTCCTCCTTTTTAAGGAAAAGAATGATAATTATACCCCTTGCTTTGTCAACTTAAATCTTCATGCAATTTCCCTGTTTAACATTCTCAGGAAAGTTTTGGTCTTTTACGGTGGAAGGATTTTTATTAAAACTATTTCCATATTTGGTAAAAGGAAGATTCCCCCTTACTAGCTTTTTTTTTGTTCACAGGTGCGATCTTCCTCCTATATAAAAGCTATCCCATCTCCTATAAAATATACTTGTTAACAAGCAAAATTTAGTATTCGGAAAGGCTTTATAATTATAAAAAGGCATAACATGTTACTTTGAGATTAAGAGAGCTGGCAAGTTAGAGTGTGCTTTAGGTGCCTAAAATGCAAGCTTTCCTAGTTTTTCTTCATTTTTTCTTCCGAAATTTTACGCATACGGTCTTTTTCTTGCCGTGTTAAAGATTGTTCTCCATAGCGGGAAATTTTGGCTAACATCTCGTCAATAAATGCATCATCTCCTAAGGTAGCTTTTCCTGTTTTGATATCGACAATTTTACTCTTTTGCGGGGTGGAAAAGAAGTAGCGTTGAATTTTAGCGCGAAATTTGTGGCCCCCAACCATAAAAATTTCGTCTATGTTTTGCATGTATAGATAAGGCGTCGGTTGCTGCCAAACAACTGTGCTACAAAGATAGCCGGAAGCTATGCCTACCATATGGTAGAATAGATTCACAAAATCCAGTTCCGATAAAGGAATAAGAAGAGAAAAAGCAACCACAACAGCTAGAAGCCACTTAGCCTGAATAGGGATTAAAAAAAAGAGCAGAAGGGTGGTCTCTCGATGAAGCATGGCCCAGGCTACAAAGATGGCTAATAGAGAGGGGGCTAAGCCTGCAATGATAAACAGCTTATAAGGTAGTAAAAGGTAAACGGTTGCTAAAGCTGCTAGGTTGGCGAGGATGCCGCTAATAAAATAAAGAGCAAGAAAAGATTTATCTCCATAAGATTCAGCAAGTTGGGATCCAAAAAGCCAGAGCATATACATATTAAAAGTAAGATTGATAAGTAAAAATAAATTGATGCCATGCGCATGTTTTTGAATAAAAAGGGAAGTAATAAGTTGCCAATAATAGGAGTTTGTCATACCCCAAGGGGAGAGCCCTAAAAGCTCTTGAGGTCCATATATTTTAAAGAGAGTGGTAAAAAGAGGTTCTAATGCCGCACTGCATATAGTCACTATAGCTGTCAGGCAAATCAAGATTTTAAGGCTTTTAGGAACCTTGTCGTAGTTTGAGAGAAAAGAAGAATGATAAGACATAATAAAAAATGGGGTTTTAAAGTTTGCAAATACGAATGTTTAGACATCTTAGAGCTAAGAAGCAAAAATTTCAATCAATTGCCCCTAATTAAGCACAAAATCTCTTTTGCATCCCAAAGATTTTCTACTCTGACGATAAAAGTGTTGAGCGAGCAGCAAAGAAAAGGCTTGTTTTTTTATTGAATACATTTTATCATTTTTTCGTAACTTAAGAAAATTAAATTTGCTAACCTTTTTGGAGTTAATTCTGATGAAGAAAGATATTCATCCTAAATATCAAAAAATCTTGTTCGTTGATTCTTCGACAGGACATAAATTCGTATGTGGATCTACTTTACAGCCAAAACAAATGGATAAATTTGAAGGCGCTGAGTATCCTGTTTATCATTTATCAACCTCCTCGGCTTCCCATCCTTTCTTTACGGGTAGCAAGGCTTTAGTTGACTCTGAAGGCCGTGTAGATAAATTTAAAAAACGTTATGCTGCTGCGGCTCAAAACAAGGCGACTCATGAAGAGTCTGAAGGAAAATTAGAAGAGCAGCCTAAAGAAAAAGAAGTAAAAAAAGAGTCCAAAAAGAAAAGGAAATAATTCTTTAAATTCTAGCCTACAAAGCTTTCTTCCACAATCATGTCAGAGGAGAGCTTTGTAAGCTTATCTCCCTCATCATGATTGAAAAAAAAGTCCAACAACTCCTCCTCCGTTTAGCTGAAGTTGAAGCCACATTAGGTCACTCTGAGATCTTTAATGATCAGAAAAAATATAAAGAACTGACACAAGAGCATTCTTACCTAGCTGAGATCAAAGTTACCTGGGATGCTCTTAAAAAAGCTGAACAAGAACTTTCCGATAATAAAGAACTTCTAAAAATAGAGAGCGATCCTGAATTTTCTAATGTTTTGCAGGAAGAAATCCGTCTAATTGAAAGCAAGCTTCCTGAGTTGCAAAAACATTTGGAAACACTGCTTGTACCTCCTGATCCTAATGATAATCGTCCTACCATCCTAGAGTTGCGAGCCGGCACAGGAGGGGATGAGGCTGCTTTATTTGTGGGAGACTGCGTTCGTATGTATAAAATGTATGCTGACAGTAAACAATGGAATTATGAACTATTATCTTGCACCCCTTCTGATATGGGTGGTTATAAGGAATACGTCATGGTTCTATCAGGTCCAAACGTCTATCGAAATTTGCGCTACGAAGGAGGAACTCATCGTGTTCAGCGGGTGCCTGCTACTGAAGCGCAGGGGAGAGTTCATACTTCTGCTATCACTGTAGCTGTGCTTTTAGAACCTGACGAAGACTCAGATGTACAAGTTGATGAAAAAGATTTACGCGTGGATACCTATAGATCTTCGGGAGCAGGAGGGCAGCATGTGAATACCACGGATAGTGCAGTACGGCTAACTCATTTGCCCACGGGTCTTGTCGTTTACTGTCAGGAAGAACGCAGCCAGCATAAAAATAAAGAAAAAGCATTGCGTTTACTTAAAGCTAAAATTACTGAGATAGAGCAACAGAAAAAAGCTCAAGAGTTAGCTTCTAACCGCGCCGCTCAAGTGGGTAGCGGGGATCGCTCAGAACGTATTCGTACCTATAATTTTTCGCAAAATCGCTTAACGGATCATCGAATCAACCTTACCAAATACAATTTGGATAAAATTATGGAAGGGGATATGGAAGATATAACTTCCGCCTTAGTAGCTCACTATTATAAGGAAATGTTTGGAACTTGAAAAAGCTTAATCCCTACATTCATATTTTTGCTGGCTCTTTAATTATCACTCTGAAGTAAACAAGCTTTTTCTCATGCATGCTAAACTTAAAATTAAGCAAATAAGGAAGGTTAAGATTAACAGGCAGAAAAGATGCTAAAAATCTTTAAGCTTTCATGCCGAGGGTGCAATGCGTCTTTTTATCTCTAATTGACATTTTTTTTAAAGCTCTGCCCTTAAATACTATACATAAAGAGTGAAGGTTGAATACCGTTCAAGACATATTAAATCTATCAACTGGATATTTAGCGCAAAAAGGAATCAAAAATCCTAAGCTTCAAGCTGAATAT
This DNA window, taken from Neochlamydia sp. AcF84, encodes the following:
- a CDS encoding type B 50S ribosomal protein L31, whose product is MKKDIHPKYQKILFVDSSTGHKFVCGSTLQPKQMDKFEGAEYPVYHLSTSSASHPFFTGSKALVDSEGRVDKFKKRYAAAAQNKATHEESEGKLEEQPKEKEVKKESKKKRK
- a CDS encoding rhomboid family intramembrane serine protease, with the translated sequence MICLTAIVTICSAALEPLFTTLFKIYGPQELLGLSPWGMTNSYYWQLITSLFIQKHAHGINLFLLINLTFNMYMLWLFGSQLAESYGDKSFLALYFISGILANLAALATVYLLLPYKLFIIAGLAPSLLAIFVAWAMLHRETTLLLFFLIPIQAKWLLAVVVAFSLLIPLSELDFVNLFYHMVGIASGYLCSTVVWQQPTPYLYMQNIDEIFMVGGHKFRAKIQRYFFSTPQKSKIVDIKTGKATLGDDAFIDEMLAKISRYGEQSLTRQEKDRMRKISEEKMKKN
- the prfA gene encoding peptide chain release factor 1 → MEKKVQQLLLRLAEVEATLGHSEIFNDQKKYKELTQEHSYLAEIKVTWDALKKAEQELSDNKELLKIESDPEFSNVLQEEIRLIESKLPELQKHLETLLVPPDPNDNRPTILELRAGTGGDEAALFVGDCVRMYKMYADSKQWNYELLSCTPSDMGGYKEYVMVLSGPNVYRNLRYEGGTHRVQRVPATEAQGRVHTSAITVAVLLEPDEDSDVQVDEKDLRVDTYRSSGAGGQHVNTTDSAVRLTHLPTGLVVYCQEERSQHKNKEKALRLLKAKITEIEQQKKAQELASNRAAQVGSGDRSERIRTYNFSQNRLTDHRINLTKYNLDKIMEGDMEDITSALVAHYYKEMFGT